From Dreissena polymorpha isolate Duluth1 chromosome 15, UMN_Dpol_1.0, whole genome shotgun sequence, a single genomic window includes:
- the LOC127859506 gene encoding perlucin-like isoform X2, whose translation MWILFSAMLLALSVAVQGVCPAGFESLEQSCYVILKVVGTYDEAQTYCEMVGASLAVIRSREEENLIDSYIHRHMSQIQEDQIWIGGTDLLQEGMFLAPRNQEVLTYFNWATGQPDNYGKGEHCLAIFRDDAQLRWNDQFCNTDKVPLCKREQMGPSIIVG comes from the exons ATGTGGATTCTATTTAGTGCGATGCTTTTAGCACTTTCTGTTGCAG TGCAAGGCGTCTGTCCGGCTGGATTTGAGTCTCTGGAACAGAGCTGCTACGTCATCCTGAAAGTAGTGGGAACATATGACGAGGCACAG ACGTATTGCGAGATGGTGGGCGCCTCACTTGCTGTGATCCGAAGCCGTGAAGAGGAGAATCTAATAGATAGCTACATCCACCGACACATGA GTCAAATACAGGAGGACCAAATCTGGATCGGCGGCACAGACCTCCTCCAAGAAGGGATGTTCCTAGCCCCTAGGAACCAAGAGGTGCTGACATACTTCAACTGGGCCACTGGTCAGCCCGACAACTACGGAAAGGGCGAACACTGTCTCGCCATTTTCCGGGATGACGCGCAGCTACGGTGGAACGACCAATTTTGTAATACGGATAAAGTCCCACTTTGCAAAAG GGAGCAGATGGGCCCTTCGATTATTGTTGGATAG
- the LOC127859506 gene encoding perlucin-like isoform X3 codes for MWILFSAMLLALSVAVQGVCPAGFESLEQSCYVILKVVGTYDEAQTYCEMVGASLAVIRSREEENLIDSYIHRHMSQIQEDQIWIGGTDLLQEGMFLAPRNQEVLTYFNWATGQPDNYGKGEHCLAIFRDDAQLRWNDQFCNTDKVPLCKRGGILG; via the exons ATGTGGATTCTATTTAGTGCGATGCTTTTAGCACTTTCTGTTGCAG TGCAAGGCGTCTGTCCGGCTGGATTTGAGTCTCTGGAACAGAGCTGCTACGTCATCCTGAAAGTAGTGGGAACATATGACGAGGCACAG ACGTATTGCGAGATGGTGGGCGCCTCACTTGCTGTGATCCGAAGCCGTGAAGAGGAGAATCTAATAGATAGCTACATCCACCGACACATGA GTCAAATACAGGAGGACCAAATCTGGATCGGCGGCACAGACCTCCTCCAAGAAGGGATGTTCCTAGCCCCTAGGAACCAAGAGGTGCTGACATACTTCAACTGGGCCACTGGTCAGCCCGACAACTACGGAAAGGGCGAACACTGTCTCGCCATTTTCCGGGATGACGCGCAGCTACGGTGGAACGACCAATTTTGTAATACGGATAAAGTCCCACTTTGCAAAA ggggagggattcttgggtga
- the LOC127859506 gene encoding perlucin-like isoform X1, with protein sequence MTRSYGGTTNFVIRIKSHFAKVRGDCPAGFESLGMSCFVVLNVKGSYAAGQKYCEMVGASLAVIRSQDEEALIDGYLRRNISQIQEDQIWIGGTDLLQEGTFLVPGTQEVLTYFNWAPGQPDNYGRGEHCLDIFRDDAQLRWNDQLCNTDRVPLCQREQIEPPIIVG encoded by the exons ATGACGCGCAGCTACGGTGGAACGACCAATTTTGTAATACGGATAAAGTCCCACTTTGCAAAAG TACGCGGAGACTGCCCGGCTGGATTTGAGTCCCTTGGGATGAGCTGCTTCGTGGTCCTGAACGTGAAGGGTTCTTATGCTGCAGGACAG AAGTATTGTGAGATGGTGGGCGCTTCCCTTGCTGTGATCCGGAGTCAAGACGAGGAGGCGCTCATAGATGGCTACCTCCGCCGAAACATAA GTCAAATCCAAGAGGACCAGATCTGGATCGGCGGCACGGACCTCCTCCAAGAAGGGACGTTTCTGGTCCCTGGAACCCAAGAGGTGCTGACCTACTTCAATTGGGCCCCGGGTCAGCCCGACAACTACGGAAGGGGCGAACACTGTCTCGACATTTTCCGGGATGACGCGCAGCTACGCTGGAACGACCAATTGTGTAATACGGATAGAGTCCCACTTTGCCAAAG GGAGCAGATTGAGCCTCCTATTATTGTTGGATAG
- the LOC127859506 gene encoding perlucin-like isoform X4 produces the protein MSCFVVLNVKGSYAAGQKYCEMVGASLAVIRSQDEEALIDGYLRRNISQIQEDQIWIGGTDLLQEGTFLVPGTQEVLTYFNWAPGQPDNYGRGEHCLDIFRDDAQLRWNDQLCNTDRVPLCQREQIEPPIIVG, from the exons ATGAGCTGCTTCGTGGTCCTGAACGTGAAGGGTTCTTATGCTGCAGGACAG AAGTATTGTGAGATGGTGGGCGCTTCCCTTGCTGTGATCCGGAGTCAAGACGAGGAGGCGCTCATAGATGGCTACCTCCGCCGAAACATAA GTCAAATCCAAGAGGACCAGATCTGGATCGGCGGCACGGACCTCCTCCAAGAAGGGACGTTTCTGGTCCCTGGAACCCAAGAGGTGCTGACCTACTTCAATTGGGCCCCGGGTCAGCCCGACAACTACGGAAGGGGCGAACACTGTCTCGACATTTTCCGGGATGACGCGCAGCTACGCTGGAACGACCAATTGTGTAATACGGATAGAGTCCCACTTTGCCAAAG GGAGCAGATTGAGCCTCCTATTATTGTTGGATAG
- the LOC127859510 gene encoding perlucin-like — MWVILYATISALAVAVHGYCPAGFEALGDHCYVILKVMGSYAEGKTYCEDAGASLAVIRSREEEVLIDSYIHRHMSQIQTTQIWIGGSDLLQEGTFLAPGSQEVLTYLNWAPGQPDNIGTGQHCLNIFRDDAQLRWDDDNCELDRFPLCQREQVDQPVVG, encoded by the exons ATGTGGGTTATTTTGTATGCGACTATTTCAGCGCTTGCCGTTGCag TGCACGGCTACTGCCCGGCCGGGTTCGAGGCTCTGGGAGACCACTGCTACGTCATCTTGAAGGTGATGGGATCCTATGCCGAGGGAAAG ACGTATTGCGAAGACGCGGGCGCTTCTCTTGCCGTGATCCGTAGTCGAGAAGAGGAGGTTCTGATAGATAGCTACATCCATCGACACATGA GTCAAATCCAGACCACCCAGATCTGGATCGGCGGTTCCGACCTCCTTCAGGAAGGGACCTTCCTGGCCCCTGGGAGCCAGGAGGTGTTGACCTACCTCAACTGGGCCCCGGGGCAGCCCGACAACATCGGCACGGGCCAACACTGTCTAAACATTTTCCGAGATGACGCACAATTGCGATGGGATGACGACAATTGTGAATTGGATAGATTCCCGTTGTGTCAAAG GGAACAAGTGGATCAGCCGGTTGTTGGATAG